The Micropterus dolomieu isolate WLL.071019.BEF.003 ecotype Adirondacks linkage group LG22, ASM2129224v1, whole genome shotgun sequence genome contains a region encoding:
- the LOC123961912 gene encoding breast cancer anti-estrogen resistance protein 1-like isoform X1, with protein sequence MNYLNVLAKALYDNVAESPDELSFRKGDIMTVLERDTQGLDGWWLCSLHGRQGIVPGNRLKILVGMYDSKQPTTPSTPDPATSCPPPHAQRPFLPQGGYTKPTAVPSSAANKPLPSTQYTSMHPAYSTPSPAQPNPDSVYMMPPSHSPKPSPQSLYQIPSGPIGPPPQTQPGPPSKGPALAQRQYQLPGQDIYQVPPSVGPGPGQAAAPAGGTGAGQDVYQVPPSLDKRNWDSSNKPLGKVRNEGRKEGRKEGRKEDFWIRHVLLVYRNSAKERRRIKASFKP encoded by the exons ATGAACTATCTG AACGTGTTGGCCAAGGCCTTGTATGACAACGTGGCAGAGTCTCCGGACGAGCTGTCCTTCCGCAAAGGCGATATCATGACGGTGTTGGAGCGTGACACGCAAGGATTGGACGGCTGGTGGCTCTGCTCCCTCCACGGCCGCCAAGGCATTGTCCCCGGCAACCGTCTCAAGATTCTGGTCGGCATGTACGACAGCAAGCAGCCGACCACACCTTCCACGCCAGATCCAGCCACTTCCTGTCCGCCCCCACATGCGCAGCGACCCTTCCTTCCTCAGGGCGGCTACACCAAGCCAACGGCTGTGCCGTCGTCTGCTGCCAACAAGCCCCTCCCATCAACTCAGTACACGTCTATGCACCCGGCCTACTCCACCCCCAGCCCTGCACAACCCAATCCTGACTCTGTCTACATGATGCCCCCTTCTCACAGCCCCAAACCAAGTCCCCAAAGCCTGTACCAGATCCCCTCTGGCCCAATTGGACCCCCCCCACAGACCCAGCCAGGACCCCCCAGCAAGGGCCCAGCCCTAGCCCAGAGACAGTATCAGCTGCCTGGGCAGGACATCTACCAAGTGCCCCCCTCTGTAGGCCCAGGGCCAGGCCAGGCAGCAGCCCCAGCTGGGGGGACAGGAGCTGGGCAGGATGTGTACCAGGTGCCCCCCTCCCTGGATAAGAGGAACTGGGATAGTAGCAACAAGCCGCTGGGCAAGGTaaggaatgaaggaaggaaggaaggaaggaaggaaggaaggaaggaagattTTTGGATCAGACATGTGCTCTTAGTTTACAGAAACAGTGCGAAAGAAAGAAGGAGGATAAAAGCAAGCTTTAAACCTTAG
- the LOC123961912 gene encoding breast cancer anti-estrogen resistance protein 1-like isoform X3, translating into MINNVLAKALYDNVAESPDELSFRKGDIMTVLERDTQGLDGWWLCSLHGRQGIVPGNRLKILVGMYDSKQPTTPSTPDPATSCPPPHAQRPFLPQGGYTKPTAVPSSAANKPLPSTQYTSMHPAYSTPSPAQPNPDSVYMMPPSHSPKPSPQSLYQIPSGPIGPPPQTQPGPPSKGPALAQRQYQLPGQDIYQVPPSVGPGPGQAAAPAGGTGAGQDVYQVPPSLDKRNWDSSNKPLGKVRNEGRKEGRKEGRKEDFWIRHVLLVYRNSAKERRRIKASFKP; encoded by the exons ATGATAAAT AACGTGTTGGCCAAGGCCTTGTATGACAACGTGGCAGAGTCTCCGGACGAGCTGTCCTTCCGCAAAGGCGATATCATGACGGTGTTGGAGCGTGACACGCAAGGATTGGACGGCTGGTGGCTCTGCTCCCTCCACGGCCGCCAAGGCATTGTCCCCGGCAACCGTCTCAAGATTCTGGTCGGCATGTACGACAGCAAGCAGCCGACCACACCTTCCACGCCAGATCCAGCCACTTCCTGTCCGCCCCCACATGCGCAGCGACCCTTCCTTCCTCAGGGCGGCTACACCAAGCCAACGGCTGTGCCGTCGTCTGCTGCCAACAAGCCCCTCCCATCAACTCAGTACACGTCTATGCACCCGGCCTACTCCACCCCCAGCCCTGCACAACCCAATCCTGACTCTGTCTACATGATGCCCCCTTCTCACAGCCCCAAACCAAGTCCCCAAAGCCTGTACCAGATCCCCTCTGGCCCAATTGGACCCCCCCCACAGACCCAGCCAGGACCCCCCAGCAAGGGCCCAGCCCTAGCCCAGAGACAGTATCAGCTGCCTGGGCAGGACATCTACCAAGTGCCCCCCTCTGTAGGCCCAGGGCCAGGCCAGGCAGCAGCCCCAGCTGGGGGGACAGGAGCTGGGCAGGATGTGTACCAGGTGCCCCCCTCCCTGGATAAGAGGAACTGGGATAGTAGCAACAAGCCGCTGGGCAAGGTaaggaatgaaggaaggaaggaaggaaggaaggaaggaaggaaggaagattTTTGGATCAGACATGTGCTCTTAGTTTACAGAAACAGTGCGAAAGAAAGAAGGAGGATAAAAGCAAGCTTTAAACCTTAG
- the LOC123961912 gene encoding breast cancer anti-estrogen resistance protein 1-like isoform X2 gives MSVPNVLAKALYDNVAESPDELSFRKGDIMTVLERDTQGLDGWWLCSLHGRQGIVPGNRLKILVGMYDSKQPTTPSTPDPATSCPPPHAQRPFLPQGGYTKPTAVPSSAANKPLPSTQYTSMHPAYSTPSPAQPNPDSVYMMPPSHSPKPSPQSLYQIPSGPIGPPPQTQPGPPSKGPALAQRQYQLPGQDIYQVPPSVGPGPGQAAAPAGGTGAGQDVYQVPPSLDKRNWDSSNKPLGKVRNEGRKEGRKEGRKEDFWIRHVLLVYRNSAKERRRIKASFKP, from the coding sequence AACGTGTTGGCCAAGGCCTTGTATGACAACGTGGCAGAGTCTCCGGACGAGCTGTCCTTCCGCAAAGGCGATATCATGACGGTGTTGGAGCGTGACACGCAAGGATTGGACGGCTGGTGGCTCTGCTCCCTCCACGGCCGCCAAGGCATTGTCCCCGGCAACCGTCTCAAGATTCTGGTCGGCATGTACGACAGCAAGCAGCCGACCACACCTTCCACGCCAGATCCAGCCACTTCCTGTCCGCCCCCACATGCGCAGCGACCCTTCCTTCCTCAGGGCGGCTACACCAAGCCAACGGCTGTGCCGTCGTCTGCTGCCAACAAGCCCCTCCCATCAACTCAGTACACGTCTATGCACCCGGCCTACTCCACCCCCAGCCCTGCACAACCCAATCCTGACTCTGTCTACATGATGCCCCCTTCTCACAGCCCCAAACCAAGTCCCCAAAGCCTGTACCAGATCCCCTCTGGCCCAATTGGACCCCCCCCACAGACCCAGCCAGGACCCCCCAGCAAGGGCCCAGCCCTAGCCCAGAGACAGTATCAGCTGCCTGGGCAGGACATCTACCAAGTGCCCCCCTCTGTAGGCCCAGGGCCAGGCCAGGCAGCAGCCCCAGCTGGGGGGACAGGAGCTGGGCAGGATGTGTACCAGGTGCCCCCCTCCCTGGATAAGAGGAACTGGGATAGTAGCAACAAGCCGCTGGGCAAGGTaaggaatgaaggaaggaaggaaggaaggaaggaaggaaggaaggaagattTTTGGATCAGACATGTGCTCTTAGTTTACAGAAACAGTGCGAAAGAAAGAAGGAGGATAAAAGCAAGCTTTAAACCTTAG